A DNA window from Amycolatopsis sp. DSM 110486 contains the following coding sequences:
- a CDS encoding molybdopterin molybdotransferase MoeA produces MHRGWAEARRIARDAVKPLEAVELPLGEALGRALASPVRALVPMPAYDNSAMDGYAVAGPGPWTVVGAVRAGGAPYAGVLAHGTALEIATGAPVPTGTRAVLPVEHAVHSGRRVSGTVVTGKHVRRRGEDCPEGEELLTTSTTVTAAVLGAAAAVGHDTLLVHRRPRMSVVVTGDEVQTSGLPEPGRVRDAIGPLLPGLLRAAGADEHGLVRLADQPDALTAALTDNDADVVVVCGATSKGPADHLRGVLRALLADVRVDGVAVRPGHPQLLAVLPDGRCVVGLPGNPFAALGAGLTLLMPLLTELGGHREPAPVTAWAAEPLPAHPSDTRLVPVVRSGGDVTPVGHDRPGSLWGAALADALAVVPPGWRGGDVELLSLP; encoded by the coding sequence ATGCACCGGGGATGGGCCGAGGCCCGCCGGATCGCCCGCGACGCGGTGAAGCCGCTCGAGGCGGTGGAGCTGCCGTTGGGCGAAGCGCTGGGCCGGGCGCTGGCGAGCCCGGTCCGTGCCCTGGTGCCGATGCCGGCGTACGACAACTCGGCGATGGACGGGTACGCCGTCGCCGGGCCGGGACCGTGGACCGTGGTGGGCGCGGTCCGGGCCGGCGGCGCGCCGTACGCCGGGGTGCTGGCCCACGGCACGGCGCTCGAGATCGCCACGGGCGCGCCGGTCCCGACCGGCACGAGGGCGGTGCTGCCGGTGGAGCACGCCGTCCACAGTGGACGGCGGGTGAGCGGCACCGTGGTGACCGGCAAGCACGTCCGCCGCCGGGGTGAGGACTGTCCCGAGGGCGAGGAGCTGCTCACCACGTCGACCACCGTGACGGCCGCGGTGCTCGGCGCGGCGGCGGCCGTCGGGCACGACACGCTGCTGGTGCACCGCCGGCCGCGCATGTCGGTGGTCGTGACCGGCGACGAGGTCCAGACCTCGGGCCTGCCGGAGCCGGGTCGCGTGCGTGACGCGATCGGGCCGCTGCTGCCCGGCCTGCTGCGCGCCGCGGGTGCCGACGAGCACGGCCTTGTCCGGCTCGCCGACCAGCCCGACGCCCTCACCGCGGCGCTGACCGACAACGACGCCGACGTGGTGGTCGTCTGCGGCGCCACCTCGAAGGGACCGGCCGACCACCTGCGAGGGGTGCTGCGCGCGCTGCTCGCCGACGTGCGCGTGGACGGCGTCGCGGTCCGGCCCGGGCACCCGCAGCTGCTGGCGGTGCTGCCCGACGGCCGGTGCGTGGTCGGGCTGCCGGGCAACCCGTTCGCGGCACTCGGGGCCGGGTTGACGCTGCTCATGCCGTTGCTGACCGAGCTCGGCGGGCACCGCGAGCCGGCGCCCGTCACGGCGTGGGCCGCCGAACCCCTGCCGGCGCACCCGAGCGACACCCGGCTCGTGCCCGTCGTGCGCTCGGGCGGCGACGTCACCCCGGTGGGCCACGACCGGCCCGGTTCGCTGTGGGGCGCGGCGCTCGCCGACGCCCTCGCCGTGGTGCCGCCGGGCTGGCGGGGCGGTGACGTCGAACTGCTGTCCCTGCCCTGA
- a CDS encoding carbonic anhydrase, which yields MGEIDALVANAGRYHRGLDHTRLVKRPRRRVAVVACMDARISVYRLLGLEEGDAHVIRNAGGAVTDDAIRSLAVSQRLLGTREIILVHHEDCGMRTFTDTEFARQVEQGTGIRPPWSAEAFTDAEQDVRQCLRRVRSSPFLPHTASVRGFVYDERTGAMTEVGAAGRPD from the coding sequence GTGGGCGAGATCGACGCGCTGGTCGCCAACGCCGGGCGCTACCACCGCGGCCTCGACCACACCCGGCTGGTGAAGCGGCCACGCCGGCGCGTGGCGGTGGTGGCGTGCATGGACGCGCGGATCAGCGTGTACCGGTTGCTGGGCCTGGAAGAGGGCGACGCGCACGTGATCCGCAACGCCGGCGGCGCCGTGACCGACGACGCGATCCGGTCCCTGGCGGTGAGCCAGCGGCTGCTGGGTACCCGGGAGATCATCCTCGTCCACCACGAGGACTGCGGCATGCGAACCTTCACGGACACGGAGTTCGCCCGCCAGGTCGAGCAGGGCACCGGGATCCGGCCGCCCTGGTCGGCCGAGGCGTTCACCGACGCCGAGCAGGACGTGCGCCAGTGCCTGCGCCGCGTGCGCAGCAGTCCGTTCCTGCCGCACACCGCGTCCGTGCGAGGGTTCGTGTACGACGAGCGGACCGGGGCGATGACCGAGGTCGGCGCCGCGGGCCGGCCGGACTAG
- the sucD gene encoding succinate--CoA ligase subunit alpha has protein sequence MAIFLDENSRVVVSGMTGAEGMKHTKRMLAAGTNVVGGVNPRKAGQKVAVGEHELPVFGSVADAMAETGADVVVLFVPPPFVKDAVIEAVDAEIGLAVVITEGVPVHDSAVFWAHAVAKGGKTRIIGPNCPGIVSPGLSNAGIIPADITGPGRIGLVSKSGTLTYQLMHELRDIGFSTCVGIGGDPVIGTTHIDAVEAFEKDPETDVIVLIGEIGGDAEERAAAFVKANVSKPVVGYVAGFTAPEGKTMGHAGAIVSGSAGTAVAKKAALEAAGIRVGRTPSETARLVREVLAGTP, from the coding sequence GTGGCGATCTTCCTGGACGAGAACAGCCGTGTCGTCGTGTCGGGCATGACCGGCGCCGAGGGCATGAAGCACACCAAGCGGATGCTCGCCGCGGGCACGAACGTGGTCGGCGGCGTGAACCCGCGCAAGGCCGGCCAGAAGGTGGCGGTCGGCGAGCACGAGCTGCCCGTGTTCGGCAGCGTCGCCGACGCGATGGCCGAGACCGGCGCCGACGTGGTGGTGCTGTTCGTGCCGCCGCCGTTCGTGAAGGACGCGGTCATCGAGGCCGTCGATGCCGAGATCGGCCTGGCCGTGGTCATCACCGAGGGAGTGCCGGTGCACGACTCGGCGGTGTTCTGGGCGCACGCCGTGGCCAAGGGCGGCAAGACGCGGATCATCGGCCCCAACTGCCCTGGCATCGTCTCCCCCGGCCTGTCCAACGCCGGCATCATCCCGGCCGACATCACGGGGCCCGGCCGCATCGGGCTGGTGTCGAAGTCGGGCACGCTCACCTACCAGCTCATGCACGAACTGCGCGACATCGGCTTCTCCACCTGCGTCGGCATCGGCGGCGACCCGGTGATCGGGACTACGCACATCGACGCGGTCGAGGCCTTCGAGAAGGACCCGGAGACCGACGTGATCGTGCTGATCGGCGAGATCGGCGGCGACGCCGAAGAACGCGCGGCCGCCTTCGTGAAGGCGAACGTGAGCAAGCCCGTCGTCGGCTACGTCGCCGGGTTCACCGCGCCGGAGGGCAAGACGATGGGCCACGCCGGCGCGATCGTCTCCGGCTCCGCGGGCACGGCCGTCGCGAAGAAGGCGGCGCTGGAGGCGGCGGGCATCCGTGTCGGCCGGACCCCGAGCGAGACCGCGCGGCTGGTGCGCGAGGTCCTCGCGGGAACGCCGTAG
- the sucC gene encoding ADP-forming succinate--CoA ligase subunit beta: MDLFEHEARELFSSHGVPVPRGRVATSPEEARAAAVVIGGTVVVKAQVKTGGRGKAGGVKLAATPDDAEQVGDDILGMDIKGHTVHKVLVTEASEIAEEYYVSYLLDRAERTFLAMASVAGGMEIEEVAATRPEALAKVPVDALTGVDRAKAAEIVAAAQFPAEVADDIADALVRLWEVFVAEDATLVEVNPLARTKGGAVIALDGKVTLDANAEFRHTDHAAFADPDAGDPLEREAAEQGLNYVKLDGDIGVIGNGAGLVMSTLDVVAAAAAELGARGPANFLDIGGGASAGIMSAGLGVILGDPDVRSVFVNVFGGITACDAVADGIVQALGILGDRATKPLVVRLDGNNVAEGRRILAEAGHPLVTVVETMDDAAREAAKLATVTASAEA, encoded by the coding sequence ATGGATCTCTTCGAACACGAGGCGCGCGAGCTGTTCTCCTCGCACGGCGTACCGGTCCCCCGCGGCCGCGTCGCCACGAGCCCGGAAGAAGCGCGCGCGGCCGCCGTGGTGATCGGCGGCACCGTCGTGGTGAAGGCCCAGGTGAAGACCGGCGGCCGCGGTAAGGCCGGTGGCGTCAAGCTCGCGGCCACGCCGGACGACGCGGAACAGGTCGGCGACGACATCCTGGGCATGGACATCAAGGGCCACACCGTGCACAAGGTGCTGGTGACCGAGGCGAGCGAGATCGCCGAGGAGTACTACGTGTCCTACCTGCTCGACCGCGCGGAGCGGACGTTCCTCGCCATGGCGTCGGTGGCCGGCGGCATGGAGATCGAAGAGGTCGCGGCGACCCGGCCCGAGGCGCTGGCCAAGGTGCCGGTCGACGCGCTGACGGGCGTGGACCGCGCCAAGGCGGCCGAGATCGTCGCCGCGGCGCAGTTCCCGGCCGAGGTGGCCGACGACATCGCCGACGCGCTGGTGCGGCTGTGGGAGGTCTTCGTCGCCGAAGACGCCACCCTCGTCGAGGTCAACCCGTTGGCCCGCACCAAGGGCGGCGCGGTGATCGCGCTCGACGGCAAGGTCACGCTCGACGCCAACGCCGAGTTCCGCCACACCGACCACGCGGCGTTCGCCGACCCGGACGCCGGTGACCCGCTGGAGCGCGAAGCCGCCGAGCAGGGGCTCAACTACGTGAAGCTCGACGGCGACATCGGCGTGATCGGCAACGGCGCCGGCCTGGTGATGTCCACATTGGACGTCGTCGCGGCCGCGGCCGCCGAGCTGGGCGCGCGAGGACCGGCGAACTTCCTCGACATCGGCGGCGGCGCGTCGGCCGGGATCATGTCGGCCGGGCTCGGCGTGATCCTCGGCGACCCCGACGTGCGCAGCGTCTTCGTGAACGTCTTTGGCGGCATCACCGCGTGCGACGCCGTGGCCGACGGCATCGTGCAGGCGCTGGGGATCCTCGGCGACCGCGCGACGAAACCGCTCGTCGTGCGCCTCGACGGCAACAACGTGGCCGAGGGACGGCGCATCCTCGCGGAAGCCGGCCACCCGCTCGTGACCGTGGTGGAGACCATGGACGACGCCGCCCGCGAGGCGGCCAAGCTCGCGACCGTTACTGCTAGCGCGGAGGCCTGA
- a CDS encoding thiamine pyrophosphate-binding protein — protein MAPTTTGQNVDKDRAAPATNGGQPAPDTISGGHLVAKALKAEGVDTIFTLCGGHIIDIYDGCVDEGINVIDVRHEQVAAHAADGYARITGRPGCAVVTAGPGTTDAVTGVANALRAESPMLLIGGQGALSQHKMGSLQDLPHVDMMNPITKFAATVPSTARAADLVSMAFREALAGAPGPAFLEIPRDVLDARVPLSAARIPEAGRYRASTRSAGDPADIERLADLLVHAKKPVILLGSQVWTTRAAEPAAELVRTLNIPAYMNGAGRGTLPPGDPHHFQLSRRYAFDNADVIVIVGTPFDFRMGYGKRLSPEATVVQIDLDYKTVGKNRDIDLGLVGDAGQILAGVSQAASGRVDNGAPARKPWLEELRTVEEKAKEKRLPQQHSDANPIHPYRLVHEINEFLTEDSIYIGDGGDIVTFSGQVVQPKSPGHWMDPGPLGTLGVGIPFVMAAKHARPDKEVVALFGDGAFSLTGWDFETLVRFNLPFVGIVGNNSSMNQIRYGQAQKYGLARERIGNTLGDVPYDQFARMLGGYGEEVRDPKDIAPALQRARESGKPSLINVWVDPDAYAPGTMNQTMYK, from the coding sequence ATGGCGCCAACCACGACCGGCCAGAACGTCGACAAGGACCGGGCCGCCCCTGCGACGAACGGCGGCCAGCCGGCTCCGGACACGATCTCCGGCGGGCACCTGGTGGCCAAGGCGCTCAAGGCGGAGGGCGTCGACACGATCTTCACGCTGTGCGGCGGGCACATCATCGACATCTACGACGGCTGCGTCGACGAGGGCATCAACGTCATCGACGTACGCCACGAGCAGGTCGCCGCGCACGCGGCCGACGGTTACGCGCGCATCACCGGCCGGCCCGGCTGCGCGGTCGTCACCGCGGGCCCGGGCACCACGGACGCGGTGACGGGTGTGGCCAACGCCCTGCGCGCGGAGAGCCCGATGCTGCTGATCGGCGGTCAAGGCGCGCTGAGCCAGCACAAGATGGGCTCACTGCAGGACCTCCCGCACGTGGACATGATGAACCCGATCACCAAGTTCGCCGCGACCGTGCCCTCGACCGCCCGCGCGGCCGACCTCGTGTCGATGGCGTTCCGCGAAGCCTTGGCGGGCGCGCCCGGCCCGGCGTTCCTGGAGATCCCGCGCGACGTGCTCGACGCCCGCGTGCCGCTGTCGGCCGCACGGATCCCCGAGGCGGGCCGCTACCGCGCGTCCACCCGCAGCGCCGGCGACCCGGCCGACATCGAACGCCTCGCCGACCTGCTCGTGCACGCGAAGAAGCCGGTGATCCTCCTCGGCAGCCAGGTCTGGACCACCCGGGCGGCCGAGCCGGCGGCGGAACTCGTGCGCACGTTGAACATCCCCGCGTACATGAACGGCGCGGGCCGCGGCACCCTGCCGCCGGGCGACCCGCACCACTTCCAGCTCTCGCGCCGCTACGCGTTCGACAACGCCGACGTGATCGTGATCGTCGGGACGCCGTTCGACTTCCGCATGGGCTACGGCAAGCGGCTTTCGCCCGAGGCCACGGTGGTGCAGATCGACCTCGACTACAAGACCGTCGGCAAGAACCGCGACATCGACCTCGGCCTCGTCGGCGACGCCGGCCAGATCCTCGCCGGGGTGTCGCAGGCCGCGTCGGGCCGCGTCGACAACGGCGCGCCGGCCCGCAAGCCGTGGCTGGAAGAACTGCGCACCGTGGAGGAGAAGGCGAAGGAGAAGCGCCTGCCGCAGCAGCACTCCGACGCGAACCCGATCCACCCGTACCGGCTCGTGCACGAGATCAACGAGTTCCTCACCGAGGACTCGATCTACATCGGCGACGGCGGCGACATCGTCACCTTCTCCGGCCAGGTCGTGCAGCCGAAGTCGCCGGGCCACTGGATGGACCCGGGCCCGCTCGGCACCCTCGGCGTCGGCATCCCGTTCGTGATGGCCGCCAAGCACGCCCGTCCGGACAAGGAGGTCGTCGCGCTCTTCGGCGACGGCGCGTTCTCCCTCACCGGCTGGGACTTCGAGACGCTGGTGCGGTTCAACCTGCCGTTCGTCGGGATCGTCGGCAACAACTCGTCGATGAACCAGATCCGCTACGGCCAGGCGCAGAAGTACGGCCTGGCGCGCGAGCGCATCGGCAACACCCTGGGCGACGTCCCCTACGACCAGTTCGCCCGCATGCTCGGCGGCTACGGCGAAGAGGTCCGCGACCCCAAGGACATCGCGCCGGCGCTGCAGCGCGCCCGCGAGTCGGGCAAGCCGTCGCTGATCAACGTCTGGGTCGACCCGGACGCGTACGCCCCCGGAACCATGAACCAGACGATGTACAAGTAG
- the frc gene encoding formyl-CoA transferase, producing the protein MGKALEGVRVLDMTHVQSGPSSTQILAWLGADVIKVETPGRGDITRGQLRDLPGVDSLYFTMLNGNKRSITLNMKSEEGKEIFTKLVSGVDILVENFGPGVVDRFGFSWEKLQEINEGLIYASIKGFGPGRYADFKAYEVIAQAMGGSMSTTGFEEGPPTATGAQIGDSGTGIHLVAAMLAALYQRTNTGRGQRVQVAMQDAVLNLCRVKLRDQQRLAHGPLGEYPNDVFGDEVPRSGNASGGGQPGWAVRCAPGGPNDYIYVIIQPVGWQPLTELLGQPELAEDPEWATPEARLSKLDKVFALVEQWTERHTKWEVMEKLNAHNIPCGPILSTKELIEDETLAELGTVVEIDHPERGKFKTVGCPLKLSDSPVDIGRSPLLGEHNGEVLSELGYATDDLERLRTAGVI; encoded by the coding sequence ATGGGAAAGGCACTTGAGGGCGTCCGCGTCCTCGACATGACCCATGTCCAGTCGGGACCGTCGTCGACCCAGATCCTCGCCTGGCTCGGCGCGGACGTGATCAAGGTGGAGACGCCGGGACGCGGTGACATCACGCGCGGCCAGCTGCGGGACCTGCCCGGAGTGGACAGTCTCTACTTCACGATGCTGAACGGGAACAAGCGCAGCATCACGCTCAACATGAAAAGCGAAGAGGGCAAGGAGATCTTCACCAAGCTGGTGTCCGGTGTGGACATCCTCGTGGAGAACTTCGGTCCCGGTGTGGTCGACCGCTTCGGCTTCTCCTGGGAGAAGCTGCAGGAGATCAACGAGGGCCTCATCTATGCCTCCATCAAGGGCTTCGGGCCGGGCCGCTACGCCGACTTCAAGGCCTACGAGGTCATCGCGCAGGCCATGGGCGGCTCGATGAGCACCACCGGCTTCGAGGAGGGCCCGCCCACCGCGACCGGTGCGCAGATCGGCGACTCCGGCACCGGCATCCACCTCGTGGCCGCGATGCTCGCCGCGCTCTACCAGCGCACGAACACCGGCCGCGGGCAGCGGGTGCAGGTGGCCATGCAGGACGCCGTGCTCAACCTCTGCCGCGTCAAGCTGCGCGACCAGCAGCGCCTGGCGCACGGCCCGCTCGGCGAGTACCCCAACGACGTGTTCGGCGACGAGGTGCCGCGCTCGGGCAACGCCTCCGGCGGTGGCCAGCCCGGCTGGGCGGTGCGGTGCGCGCCCGGCGGCCCGAACGACTACATCTACGTGATCATCCAGCCGGTCGGCTGGCAGCCGCTCACCGAGCTGCTGGGCCAGCCCGAGCTCGCCGAGGACCCCGAGTGGGCCACGCCCGAGGCCCGGCTGTCCAAACTGGACAAGGTGTTCGCGCTCGTGGAGCAGTGGACCGAGCGCCACACCAAGTGGGAGGTCATGGAGAAGCTCAACGCCCACAACATCCCGTGCGGCCCGATCCTGTCCACGAAGGAGCTCATCGAGGACGAGACGCTGGCCGAGCTGGGCACCGTGGTCGAGATCGACCACCCCGAGCGCGGGAAGTTCAAGACCGTGGGCTGCCCGCTCAAGCTGTCCGACTCCCCGGTGGACATCGGCCGTTCGCCGCTGCTGGGCGAGCACAACGGCGAGGTGCTGAGCGAGCTCGGCTACGCCACCGACGACCTCGAGCGGCTGCGCACCGCAGGCGTGATCTAA